From one Trifolium pratense cultivar HEN17-A07 linkage group LG1, ARS_RC_1.1, whole genome shotgun sequence genomic stretch:
- the LOC123921159 gene encoding nuclear transcription factor Y subunit B-4-like, with translation MGDNNNKGKVIEEAFNYKNNNNFTSPQDHEVIKEQDRLLPIANVGRIMKQILPPNAKISKEAKETMQECVSEFVSFVTGEASDKCHKEKRKTVNGDDVCWAMTNLGFDDYSEPLKRYLYKYREFDVERGNQSKGNNINNSDEIETYNYDDDKSQTQGTSNRNLGPKSRGF, from the coding sequence ATGGGTgataacaacaacaaaggaaaaGTCATAGAAGAAGCCTTTAActacaaaaacaacaacaatttcACATCTCCTCAAGATCACGAAGTAATCAAAGAACAAGATCGTTTACTTCCAATAGCTAATGTTGGAAGAATCATGAAACAAATCTTGCCACCAAATGCAAAAATCTCTAAAGAAGCTAAAGAAACCATGCAAGAGTGTGTTTCTGAGTTTGTTAGCTTTGTAACTGGCGAAGCATCTGACAAGTGTCACAAGGAGAAGAGAAAGACAGTTAATGGTGATGATGTTTGTTGGGCCATGACAAATCTAGGGTTTGATGATTACTCTGAGCCACTCAAAAGGTATTTGTATAAGTATAGAGAATTCGATGTGGAAAGAGGAAATCAAAGTAAGGGTAACAATATTAACAATAGTGATGAAATTGAAACATAtaattatgatgatgataaGTCACAAACTCAAGGAACTAGTAATAGGAACCTTGGACCTAAGTCTAGGGGATTTTGA